From one Malus sylvestris chromosome 1, drMalSylv7.2, whole genome shotgun sequence genomic stretch:
- the LOC126626918 gene encoding uncharacterized protein LOC126626918, which translates to MCRVQKMHLKRNSPSINAFGLVCFVQRPSYISQELETKVRTCKQPTLTVMEVQCSPLSWEFFYQEEGIEELKHSLSCTTLELETTILSAKEKISTREEEIARLKDLLSKALQERDEAEAKCQTLVLDKLKLQQELQKQQQQNEDNESNKHFASSDSEIIVPSPNADPIMMPPAPLSSPPPLPQAALKLGAEKPLPEKGRLLQAVIEAGPLLQTLLLAGPLPQWQHPPPQLKSIEIPPVAISPPPRRLLNQDSCISSSSASCFSNKRSLVSSDGSGSDSPPNTKHQKTVLH; encoded by the exons ATGTGTAGGGTACAAAAAATGCACTTGAAGCGCAATTCACCTTCTATAAATGCTTTTGGCCTTGTGTGTTTTGTTCAACGTCCATCATATATATCACAAGAACTAGAAACCAAAGTACGTACTTGTAAGCAACCGACACTAACCGTAATGGAGGTTCAGTGCAGCCCCCTTAGCTGGGAATTCTTCTATCAGGAAGAG GGGATAGAAGAGCTAAAGCATTCTCTTTCGTGCACAACTTTGGAGCTTGAGACGACAATTTTATCAGCAAAAGAGAAGATTTCGacaagagaagaagaaattgcTCGTCTCAAAGATCTCCTAAGCAAAGCCCTCCAAGAGAGAGATGAAGCAGAAGCAAAATGCCAAACCCTAGTTTTGGACAAACTCAAGCTCCAACAAGAGCTACAAAAGCAGCAGCAACAAAATGAGGATAATGAATCAaacaaacattttgcctcttcTGACTCCGAGATCATCGTTCCATCTCCGAATGCAGACCCTATTATGATGCCGCCGGCGCCATTGTCATCACCGCCGCCACTGCCACAGGCTGCTTTGAAATTGGGAGCTGAGAAGCCGTTGCCGGAAAAAGGGAGGCTACTTCAAGCAGTGATTGAAGCCGGACCTCTGCTTCAAACCCTTCTCCTGGCTGGACCGTTGCCTCAGTGGCAGCACCCTCCTCCCCAACTAAAGTCCATTGAGATCCCACCGGTTGCCATTTCTCCTCCACCACGGCGACTTCTAAACCAAGACTCCTGCATTAGTAGTAGTAGTGCTAGTTGTTTCAGTAACAAGAGAAGTCTGGTAAGCTCTGATGGTTCTGGTTCTGATTCTCCGCCCAACACCAAGCACCAAAAGACTGTTCTCCATTGA
- the LOC126614285 gene encoding uncharacterized protein LOC126614285, with amino-acid sequence MVPVLTRRGEGAARFKQGLGFSSANFDSKNASERGSPLLYSTSSSLLTEERENRQPAGVSERENKHSRKQSRSRERHSRRRSRSKERYRERDRDRDRDMDRDRERRRSRSESDSDGGSRRRWSSIHWGRAERESEMRG; translated from the exons atggtccctgtG CTAACTCGACGCGGCGAAGGAGCCGCCAGATTCAAACAAGGCCTCGGCTTCTCTTCCGCAAACTTCGATTCCAAAAATGCCTCTGAGCGCGGCTCACCGCTGCTGTATTCCACCTCGTCCTCCTTACTCA CGGAGGAAAGAGAGAATAGGCAACCGGCTGGGGTTTCGGAGAGAGAGAATAAGCATTCGAGGAAGCAGAGCAGGAGCAGAGAGAGGCATTCGAGGCGGAGAAGTAGGAGCAAAGAGAGGTATAGAGAAAGAGATAGGGATAGGGATAGGGATATGGATAGGgatagagagaggaggaggagcagGTCTGAGAGCGATTCCGATGGAGGTAGTCGACGGAGATGGAGTAGCATCCATTGGGGgagggcagagagagagagtgagatgaGGGGTtaa
- the LOC126620986 gene encoding pullulanase 1, chloroplastic isoform X1, whose translation MPLLYSSTFLLYRPPSTALTTNRHFPPQRPATCPSSSLRRRFASARKPLLPPLPLRSAGVFRHPNLQCSSSSSSVSMSAEEEPTSTSQRGEQLQSGFLYSRAFWVSESIIAWNVDVGNGSCYLFASKTAALSCSSDGILAGEDIKVKLEEDKHGLPENVKEKFPHIKDYRAFNVPPDLDAKPLLKCQLAVATFDANGRCSDATGLQLPGILDELFSYNGPLGALYSEESVSLYLWAPTALEVCVCIYKEPLGGGNPQEVVQLEEVNGVWSTKGPKSWEGCYYVYEVSVYHPSTLKIEKCYANDPYARGLSSDGRRTLLVNLDSDDIKPEGWDKLAYEKPDIISFSDISIYELHIRDFSANDQTVHSEFRGGYLAFTLQDSAGAFHLKKLSNAGITHVHLLPAFQFAGVDDEKENWKNVDFKILEKFAPDSDEQQALITAIQNDDGYNWGYNPVLWGVPKGSYASNANGTYRAIEFRKMVQALNRYGLRVVLDAVYNHLSESGPFSVNSVLDKIVPGYYLRRNTDGFIENSTCVNNTASEHFMVERLIVDDLLHWAVDYKVDGFRFDLMGHIMRRTMVKAKDALCSLTKERDGVDGSSIYIYGEGWDFGEVANNGRGINASQSNLHGTGIGSFNDRIRDAILGGSPFGHPLQQGFVTGLLLQPNGHDHDPESVAKHMLAESKDHIQVGMAANLRDFVLTDCEGKEVKGAEVLTYGGTPVAYTLSPTETINYVSAHDNETLFDIVALKTSMEISLEERCRINHLATSIIALGQGIPFFHAGDELLRSKSLDRDSYNSGDWFNRLDFTYSSNNWGVGLPPKEKNEHSWPLMKPRLADPSFKPQKSHILAALENFSNLLRIRYSSPLFRLRTANAIQERVRFHNTGPSLVPGVIVMSIEDGHEGVPGLSQLDPIFSYIVVIINACPTEVSFASPPLQSRTLQLHPVQVTSTDEIVKRSTYDASSGCFTVPPRTTSVFVEPRRV comes from the exons ATGCCTTTATTATATTCGTCTACGTTTCTTCTTTACCGGCCACCATCAACGGCTCTAACGACCAACCGCCACTTCCCTCCTCAACGCCCCGCCACGTGTCCTTCATCCTCTCTACGGCGCCGTTTCGCCTCCGCGCGCAAACCCCTTCTCCCGCCGCTCCCACTCCGCTCCGCCGGGGTTTTCAGACACCCCAATTTGCAGTgctcgtcgtcgtcgtcgtccgTATCAATGTCGGCCGAGGAGGAGCCCACTTCGACCTCGCAG AGGGGTGAACAGCTGCAGAGTGGCTTCTTGTATTCGAGGGCGTTCTGGGTTAGTGAATCAATTATTGCCTGGAATGTCGATGTTGGAAATGGTTCCTGCTACTTATTTGCTAGTAAAACCGCGGCTTTATCTTGTTCGAGTGATGGAATTCTAG CAGGTGAGGATATAAAAGTAAAGCTTGAAGAAGATAAACATGGGCTTCCGGAAAAT GTGAAAGAAAAATTTCCACATATCAAAGATTACAGAGCTTTTAATGTGCCCCCTGATTTGGATGCCAAACCTCTTCTCAAATGCCAACTGGCAGTTGCTACTTTCGATG CTAATGGAAGGTGCAGTGATGCCACTGGTCTGCAGTTACCTGGTATTTTAGATGAATTGTTCTCATATAATGGTCCCCTTGGTGCACTTTATTCAGAAGAATCAGTGTCACTGTACCTTTGGGCGCCTACGGCTCTG GAAGTATGTGTTTGCATCTATAAGGAACCGTTAGGTGGGGGAAATCCCCAAGAAGTTGTGCAACTTGAGGAGGTTAATGGCGTTTGGAGTACTAAAGGGCCAAAAAGTTGGGAAGGCTGCTATTATGTGTATGAAGTGTCTGTATATCATCCTAGCACCTTGAAAATTGAAAAGTGCTATGCAAACGATCCATATGCTAGAGG GCTTTCATCAGATGGCAGGCGGACATTGCTGGTTAATCTTGATTCTGATGATATAAAACCTGAAGGATGGGATAAATTGGCTTATGAGAAGCCTGATATAATTTCTTTCTCTGACATAAGTATTTATGAGTTACACATCAGAGATTTCAG TGCCAATGACCAGACTGTGCATTCTGAATTTCGTGGTGGATATCTTGCCTTCACTTTGCAG GATTCAGCGGGTGCATTTCATTTGAAGAAATTATCAAATGCTGGTATCACTCATGTCCATCTACTGCCAGCCTTCCAATTTGCAGGGGTTGATGATGAAAAGGAGAACTGGAAGAATGTAG ATTTCAAGATACTTGAAAAGTTTGCTCCAGATTCGGATGAGCAACAAGCTCTTATTACAGCTATCCAAAATGATGATGGATATAACTGGGG GTACAACCCTGTTCTCTGGGGGGTCCCTAAAGGAAGCTATGCAAGTAATGCAAATGGTACATACCGTGCAATTGAGTTCAGGAAGATGGTCCAG GCGCTTAACCGTTACGGCCTTCGTGTTGTCTTGGATGCTGTCTACAATCATTTGTCCGAAAGTGGGCCATTTAGTGTGAATTCTGTTCTTGATAAG ATTGTTCCAGGATACTACTTAAGAAGAAATACAGATGGCTTTATCGAGAATAGTACATGTGTGAACAACACTGCTAGTGAGCATTTTATGGTCGAGCGTTTAATTGTTGATGATCTATTGCACTGGGCAGTTGATTACAAG GTTGATGGGTTCCGGTTTGATCTTATGGGTCATATAATGAGAAGAACAATG GTGAAAGCAAAAGACGCACTCTGCAGCCTAACAAAGGAAAGGGATGGAGTTGATGGCTCAAGTATCTATAT ATATGGTGAAGGATGGGATTTTGGTGAAGTTGCCAATAATGGACGTGGAATAAATGCGTCACAGTCCAATCTTCATGGAACTGGAATTGGGAG TTTTAATGATCGAATACGGGATGCAATACTTGGTGGATCTCCATTTGGCCATCCTCTTCAGCAAGGATTTGTGACCGGTCTGCTCTTGCAG CCTAATGGTCACGATCATGATCCAGAAAGTGTTGCAAAACACATGCTTGCTGAATCAAAGGATCACATTCAG GTTGGAATGGCTGCAAACCTGAGGGATTTTGTGCTAACTGATTGTGAAGGGAAAGAG GTAAAAGGAGCAGAAGTATTGACCTATGGCGGGACACCTGTAGCATATACTTTATCTCCTACTGAAACT ATCAATTATGTTTCTGCTCATGACAACGAAACTCTGTTTGACATCGTGGCTCTGAAG ACTTCGATGGAAATTTCTTTAGAGGAGAGATGCAGGATAAATCACTTGGCGACAAGTATAATAGCACTCGGACAG GGGATACCATTTTTCCACGCCGGCGATGAGCTGCTTCGGTCAAAATCACTTGATCGTGACTCATACAATTCTGGTGATTGGTTCAATAG GCTGGACTTCACTTATAGCTCTAACAATTGGGGTGTTGGCCTTCCTCCAAAAGAGAAGAACGAACACAGCTGGCCGCT AATGAAACCAAGATTAGCAGATCCATCCTTTAAGCCTCAGAAGAGTCACATCCTCGCTGCCTTGGAGAACTTTTCTAATTTGTTACGTATTAGGTACTCTTCACCACTTTTTCGTTTGAGGACGGCAAATGCTATTCAG GAACGGGTACGTTTCCATAATACTGGCCCTTCATTAGTCCCTGGAGTCATAGTAATGAGCATTGAAGATGGTCATGAAGGCGTGCCAGGGTTATCTCAGCTCGATCCAAT TTTCTCTTACATTGTGGTTATCATCAATGCGTGTCCAACAGAGGTGTCATTTGCCAGTCCCCCTCTTCAGTCTAGGACTCTTCAGTTGCATCCTGTGCAG GTAACGTCAACGGATGAAATAGTTAAGAGATCTACCTATGATGCTTCCTCAGGATGCTTCACTGTGCCCCCAAGAACTACATCTGTGTTTGTTGAACCTCGGCGAGTTTGA
- the LOC126620986 gene encoding pullulanase 1, chloroplastic isoform X2 produces MPLLYSSTFLLYRPPSTALTTNRHFPPQRPATCPSSSLRRRFASARKPLLPPLPLRSAGVFRHPNLQCSSSSSSVSMSAEEEPTSTSQRGEQLQSGFLYSRAFWVSESIIAWNVDVGNGSCYLFASKTAALSCSSDGILGEDIKVKLEEDKHGLPENVKEKFPHIKDYRAFNVPPDLDAKPLLKCQLAVATFDANGRCSDATGLQLPGILDELFSYNGPLGALYSEESVSLYLWAPTALEVCVCIYKEPLGGGNPQEVVQLEEVNGVWSTKGPKSWEGCYYVYEVSVYHPSTLKIEKCYANDPYARGLSSDGRRTLLVNLDSDDIKPEGWDKLAYEKPDIISFSDISIYELHIRDFSANDQTVHSEFRGGYLAFTLQDSAGAFHLKKLSNAGITHVHLLPAFQFAGVDDEKENWKNVDFKILEKFAPDSDEQQALITAIQNDDGYNWGYNPVLWGVPKGSYASNANGTYRAIEFRKMVQALNRYGLRVVLDAVYNHLSESGPFSVNSVLDKIVPGYYLRRNTDGFIENSTCVNNTASEHFMVERLIVDDLLHWAVDYKVDGFRFDLMGHIMRRTMVKAKDALCSLTKERDGVDGSSIYIYGEGWDFGEVANNGRGINASQSNLHGTGIGSFNDRIRDAILGGSPFGHPLQQGFVTGLLLQPNGHDHDPESVAKHMLAESKDHIQVGMAANLRDFVLTDCEGKEVKGAEVLTYGGTPVAYTLSPTETINYVSAHDNETLFDIVALKTSMEISLEERCRINHLATSIIALGQGIPFFHAGDELLRSKSLDRDSYNSGDWFNRLDFTYSSNNWGVGLPPKEKNEHSWPLMKPRLADPSFKPQKSHILAALENFSNLLRIRYSSPLFRLRTANAIQERVRFHNTGPSLVPGVIVMSIEDGHEGVPGLSQLDPIFSYIVVIINACPTEVSFASPPLQSRTLQLHPVQVTSTDEIVKRSTYDASSGCFTVPPRTTSVFVEPRRV; encoded by the exons ATGCCTTTATTATATTCGTCTACGTTTCTTCTTTACCGGCCACCATCAACGGCTCTAACGACCAACCGCCACTTCCCTCCTCAACGCCCCGCCACGTGTCCTTCATCCTCTCTACGGCGCCGTTTCGCCTCCGCGCGCAAACCCCTTCTCCCGCCGCTCCCACTCCGCTCCGCCGGGGTTTTCAGACACCCCAATTTGCAGTgctcgtcgtcgtcgtcgtccgTATCAATGTCGGCCGAGGAGGAGCCCACTTCGACCTCGCAG AGGGGTGAACAGCTGCAGAGTGGCTTCTTGTATTCGAGGGCGTTCTGGGTTAGTGAATCAATTATTGCCTGGAATGTCGATGTTGGAAATGGTTCCTGCTACTTATTTGCTAGTAAAACCGCGGCTTTATCTTGTTCGAGTGATGGAATTCTAG GTGAGGATATAAAAGTAAAGCTTGAAGAAGATAAACATGGGCTTCCGGAAAAT GTGAAAGAAAAATTTCCACATATCAAAGATTACAGAGCTTTTAATGTGCCCCCTGATTTGGATGCCAAACCTCTTCTCAAATGCCAACTGGCAGTTGCTACTTTCGATG CTAATGGAAGGTGCAGTGATGCCACTGGTCTGCAGTTACCTGGTATTTTAGATGAATTGTTCTCATATAATGGTCCCCTTGGTGCACTTTATTCAGAAGAATCAGTGTCACTGTACCTTTGGGCGCCTACGGCTCTG GAAGTATGTGTTTGCATCTATAAGGAACCGTTAGGTGGGGGAAATCCCCAAGAAGTTGTGCAACTTGAGGAGGTTAATGGCGTTTGGAGTACTAAAGGGCCAAAAAGTTGGGAAGGCTGCTATTATGTGTATGAAGTGTCTGTATATCATCCTAGCACCTTGAAAATTGAAAAGTGCTATGCAAACGATCCATATGCTAGAGG GCTTTCATCAGATGGCAGGCGGACATTGCTGGTTAATCTTGATTCTGATGATATAAAACCTGAAGGATGGGATAAATTGGCTTATGAGAAGCCTGATATAATTTCTTTCTCTGACATAAGTATTTATGAGTTACACATCAGAGATTTCAG TGCCAATGACCAGACTGTGCATTCTGAATTTCGTGGTGGATATCTTGCCTTCACTTTGCAG GATTCAGCGGGTGCATTTCATTTGAAGAAATTATCAAATGCTGGTATCACTCATGTCCATCTACTGCCAGCCTTCCAATTTGCAGGGGTTGATGATGAAAAGGAGAACTGGAAGAATGTAG ATTTCAAGATACTTGAAAAGTTTGCTCCAGATTCGGATGAGCAACAAGCTCTTATTACAGCTATCCAAAATGATGATGGATATAACTGGGG GTACAACCCTGTTCTCTGGGGGGTCCCTAAAGGAAGCTATGCAAGTAATGCAAATGGTACATACCGTGCAATTGAGTTCAGGAAGATGGTCCAG GCGCTTAACCGTTACGGCCTTCGTGTTGTCTTGGATGCTGTCTACAATCATTTGTCCGAAAGTGGGCCATTTAGTGTGAATTCTGTTCTTGATAAG ATTGTTCCAGGATACTACTTAAGAAGAAATACAGATGGCTTTATCGAGAATAGTACATGTGTGAACAACACTGCTAGTGAGCATTTTATGGTCGAGCGTTTAATTGTTGATGATCTATTGCACTGGGCAGTTGATTACAAG GTTGATGGGTTCCGGTTTGATCTTATGGGTCATATAATGAGAAGAACAATG GTGAAAGCAAAAGACGCACTCTGCAGCCTAACAAAGGAAAGGGATGGAGTTGATGGCTCAAGTATCTATAT ATATGGTGAAGGATGGGATTTTGGTGAAGTTGCCAATAATGGACGTGGAATAAATGCGTCACAGTCCAATCTTCATGGAACTGGAATTGGGAG TTTTAATGATCGAATACGGGATGCAATACTTGGTGGATCTCCATTTGGCCATCCTCTTCAGCAAGGATTTGTGACCGGTCTGCTCTTGCAG CCTAATGGTCACGATCATGATCCAGAAAGTGTTGCAAAACACATGCTTGCTGAATCAAAGGATCACATTCAG GTTGGAATGGCTGCAAACCTGAGGGATTTTGTGCTAACTGATTGTGAAGGGAAAGAG GTAAAAGGAGCAGAAGTATTGACCTATGGCGGGACACCTGTAGCATATACTTTATCTCCTACTGAAACT ATCAATTATGTTTCTGCTCATGACAACGAAACTCTGTTTGACATCGTGGCTCTGAAG ACTTCGATGGAAATTTCTTTAGAGGAGAGATGCAGGATAAATCACTTGGCGACAAGTATAATAGCACTCGGACAG GGGATACCATTTTTCCACGCCGGCGATGAGCTGCTTCGGTCAAAATCACTTGATCGTGACTCATACAATTCTGGTGATTGGTTCAATAG GCTGGACTTCACTTATAGCTCTAACAATTGGGGTGTTGGCCTTCCTCCAAAAGAGAAGAACGAACACAGCTGGCCGCT AATGAAACCAAGATTAGCAGATCCATCCTTTAAGCCTCAGAAGAGTCACATCCTCGCTGCCTTGGAGAACTTTTCTAATTTGTTACGTATTAGGTACTCTTCACCACTTTTTCGTTTGAGGACGGCAAATGCTATTCAG GAACGGGTACGTTTCCATAATACTGGCCCTTCATTAGTCCCTGGAGTCATAGTAATGAGCATTGAAGATGGTCATGAAGGCGTGCCAGGGTTATCTCAGCTCGATCCAAT TTTCTCTTACATTGTGGTTATCATCAATGCGTGTCCAACAGAGGTGTCATTTGCCAGTCCCCCTCTTCAGTCTAGGACTCTTCAGTTGCATCCTGTGCAG GTAACGTCAACGGATGAAATAGTTAAGAGATCTACCTATGATGCTTCCTCAGGATGCTTCACTGTGCCCCCAAGAACTACATCTGTGTTTGTTGAACCTCGGCGAGTTTGA
- the LOC126588210 gene encoding SHUGOSHIN 2-like isoform X2 has product MEGLIILDTENSAAGDNKAKGGKISKGLSIGSSSRKRLADISNLQQQWPKPSVQQEKQQFDSDTNKEYIDNLQKENRTLMKLLTDRNKIIELSRVEIQKLRINLQKVQQQNLQLAQANSQIVGELNSGKDRLKALQHEIGCKNGLLNVRKLEAEGRAKRVTCQSTENQVEGSTKCVEAGESLQADNEDGPCNTKRERHPKNPPVASHTVEAVEVKVKADNKRQSARFKTEEHEATEEMLATNVGKIPVSPICDNVVHESETAFSLADKEAPTIEAVQANEKANNKRRFTRQSARLKTEEQEANEFFFETNGYKIPVSPLCDNVVHESETTCSLGEKEDPTIEELQPKGKAENKRRFTRQSARLKTEEQAPEVLFETNGEEFPVPPLCQNVAHESAPTCSMAEKEDPITEAVHDKEKADNKRRLTRQTTKFKTEEQGATEASFEINDDTVHASSPSDEVVHESGLTCSSVKKDDGGYIDPRSEGQECRKSSARPLRRATQKIQSYKEIPVNVKMRRE; this is encoded by the exons ATGGAAGGTCTCATCATTCTCGATACGGAGAACAGCGCCGCCGGAG ACAACAAGGCAAAAGGAGGGAAAATTTCTAAAGGATTGTCGATTGGAAGTAGCTCACGGAAGAGGCTTGCTGATATTAGCAACTTGCAGCAGCAGTGGCCGAAACCATCAGTTCAACAGGAGAAGCAGCAATTTGATTCAGATACAAATAAAGAGTATATTGACAATCTTCAGAAG GAAAATAGGACACTGATGAAACTTCTTACTGACAGAAA CAAAATCATAGAATTGAGCAGAGTGGAGATACAGAAGTTGAGAATCAATCTGCAGAAAgtacaacaacaaaatttgCAACTTGCCCAAGCTAATAGCCAGATCGTAGGG GAACTCAATTCAGGTAAAGATAGG CTAAAAGCACTTCAGCATGAAATTGGATGCAAAAATGGTTTGCTGAATGTGAGAAAACTGGAGGCTGAG GGGAGAGCGAAAAGAGTAACGTGCCAAAGTACAGAAAATCAG GTAGAAGGTTCAACTAAGTGTGTTGAAGCAGGGGAGTCCTTGCAAGCAGACAATGAGGATGGGCCTTGTAATACCAAAAGGGAACGACATCCAAAAAACCCAC CCGTGGCTTCTCATACTGTTGAAGCGGTCGAAGTTAAAGTGAAGGCTGACAACAAAAG GCAGTCTGCAAGGTTTAAAACTGAAGAACATGAAGCAACTGAAGAAATGCTTGCGACCAATGTTGGAAAAATTCCTGTCTCTCCTATATGCGATAATGTGGTTCATGAAAGTGAGACGGCATTTTCATTAGCGGACAAAGAGGCTCCTACAATTGAAGCAGTCCAAGCTAACGAGAAGGCTAACAACAAAAG acgTTTTACAAGGCAGTCTGCAAGGTTAAAAACTGAAGAACAGGAagcaaatgaatttttttttgagacCAATGGTTACAAAATTCCCGTCTCTCCTCTATGTGACAATGTAGTTCATGAAAGTGAGACTACATGTTCACTGGGGGAAAAAGAGGATCCTACGATTGAAGAACTCCAACCTAAAGGGAAGGCCGAGAACAAAAG GCGTTTTACGAGGCAATCTGCAAGGTTAAAAACTGAAGAACAGGCGCCTGAAGTGTTGTTTGAGACCAATGGCGAAGAGTTTCCCGTCCCTCCTCTATGTCAAAATGTTGCTCATGAAAGTGCTCCGACATGCTCAATGGCGGAAAAAGAGGATCCTATTACTGAAGCAGTCCATGATAAAGAGAAGGCGGACAACAAAAG ACGCTTGACAAGGCAGACCACAAAGTTTAAAACTGAAGAACAGGGAGCAACTGAAGCATCGTTTGAGATCAACGATGACACAGTCCATGCCTCTTCTCCAAGTGACGAAGTGGTTCATGAAAGTGGTTTGACTTGTTCTTCAGTGAAAAAGGACGATGGCGGATACATTGACCCGAGATCTGAAGGCCAGGAATGTCGAAAATCATCTGCCAGGCCACTGCGCCGAGCAACGCAGAAGATTCAGTCATACAAGGAAATTCCAGTTAATGTGAAGATGCGCAGAGAATGA
- the LOC126588210 gene encoding SHUGOSHIN 2-like isoform X1: MEGLIILDTENSAAGDNKAKGGKISKGLSIGSSSRKRLADISNLQQQWPKPSVQQEKQQFDSDTNKEYIDNLQKENRTLMKLLTDRNKIIELSRVEIQKLRINLQKVQQQNLQLAQANSQIVGELNSGKDRLKALQHEIGCKNGLLNVRKLEAEGRAKRVTCQSTENQVEGSTKCVEAGESLQADNEDGPCNTKRERHPKNPPVASHTVEAVEVKVKADNKRRLRRQSARFKTEEHEATEEMLATNVGKIPVSPICDNVVHESETAFSLADKEAPTIEAVQANEKANNKRRFTRQSARLKTEEQEANEFFFETNGYKIPVSPLCDNVVHESETTCSLGEKEDPTIEELQPKGKAENKRRFTRQSARLKTEEQAPEVLFETNGEEFPVPPLCQNVAHESAPTCSMAEKEDPITEAVHDKEKADNKRRLTRQTTKFKTEEQGATEASFEINDDTVHASSPSDEVVHESGLTCSSVKKDDGGYIDPRSEGQECRKSSARPLRRATQKIQSYKEIPVNVKMRRE; encoded by the exons ATGGAAGGTCTCATCATTCTCGATACGGAGAACAGCGCCGCCGGAG ACAACAAGGCAAAAGGAGGGAAAATTTCTAAAGGATTGTCGATTGGAAGTAGCTCACGGAAGAGGCTTGCTGATATTAGCAACTTGCAGCAGCAGTGGCCGAAACCATCAGTTCAACAGGAGAAGCAGCAATTTGATTCAGATACAAATAAAGAGTATATTGACAATCTTCAGAAG GAAAATAGGACACTGATGAAACTTCTTACTGACAGAAA CAAAATCATAGAATTGAGCAGAGTGGAGATACAGAAGTTGAGAATCAATCTGCAGAAAgtacaacaacaaaatttgCAACTTGCCCAAGCTAATAGCCAGATCGTAGGG GAACTCAATTCAGGTAAAGATAGG CTAAAAGCACTTCAGCATGAAATTGGATGCAAAAATGGTTTGCTGAATGTGAGAAAACTGGAGGCTGAG GGGAGAGCGAAAAGAGTAACGTGCCAAAGTACAGAAAATCAG GTAGAAGGTTCAACTAAGTGTGTTGAAGCAGGGGAGTCCTTGCAAGCAGACAATGAGGATGGGCCTTGTAATACCAAAAGGGAACGACATCCAAAAAACCCAC CCGTGGCTTCTCATACTGTTGAAGCGGTCGAAGTTAAAGTGAAGGCTGACAACAAAAG GCGTTTGAGAAGGCAGTCTGCAAGGTTTAAAACTGAAGAACATGAAGCAACTGAAGAAATGCTTGCGACCAATGTTGGAAAAATTCCTGTCTCTCCTATATGCGATAATGTGGTTCATGAAAGTGAGACGGCATTTTCATTAGCGGACAAAGAGGCTCCTACAATTGAAGCAGTCCAAGCTAACGAGAAGGCTAACAACAAAAG acgTTTTACAAGGCAGTCTGCAAGGTTAAAAACTGAAGAACAGGAagcaaatgaatttttttttgagacCAATGGTTACAAAATTCCCGTCTCTCCTCTATGTGACAATGTAGTTCATGAAAGTGAGACTACATGTTCACTGGGGGAAAAAGAGGATCCTACGATTGAAGAACTCCAACCTAAAGGGAAGGCCGAGAACAAAAG GCGTTTTACGAGGCAATCTGCAAGGTTAAAAACTGAAGAACAGGCGCCTGAAGTGTTGTTTGAGACCAATGGCGAAGAGTTTCCCGTCCCTCCTCTATGTCAAAATGTTGCTCATGAAAGTGCTCCGACATGCTCAATGGCGGAAAAAGAGGATCCTATTACTGAAGCAGTCCATGATAAAGAGAAGGCGGACAACAAAAG ACGCTTGACAAGGCAGACCACAAAGTTTAAAACTGAAGAACAGGGAGCAACTGAAGCATCGTTTGAGATCAACGATGACACAGTCCATGCCTCTTCTCCAAGTGACGAAGTGGTTCATGAAAGTGGTTTGACTTGTTCTTCAGTGAAAAAGGACGATGGCGGATACATTGACCCGAGATCTGAAGGCCAGGAATGTCGAAAATCATCTGCCAGGCCACTGCGCCGAGCAACGCAGAAGATTCAGTCATACAAGGAAATTCCAGTTAATGTGAAGATGCGCAGAGAATGA